The Calonectris borealis unplaced genomic scaffold, bCalBor7.hap1.2 HAP1_SCAFFOLD_139, whole genome shotgun sequence genome contains a region encoding:
- the CASP6 gene encoding caspase-6 has product MSGSERRRPAGHVQLDSRPTLTTTDGNQNITEVDALDIRQTLDPAVQYKMNHQRRGVALIFNHEHFFWHLRLPDRRGTFADRNNLKRSLTDLGFEVRDFDDLKAEDVLQKIYEASKDDHSNADCFVCVFLSHGENDHVFAYDAQIKIETITDMFRGDKCRSLVGKPKIFIIQACRGDKHDDPVTVQDSTDSSDKSIVNETEVDAAGVYTLPAGADFIMCYSVAQGYFSHRETVNGSWYIQDLCEALRKHGSSLEFTELLTVVNRKVSHRKVDMCRDINAIGKKQIPCFASMLTKKLYFHPKSK; this is encoded by the exons GCCATGTCCAGTTGGATAGTAGACCCACGTTAACCACCACAG ATGGAAATCAGAACATCACAGAAGTAGATGCACTTGATATAAG ACAAACACTTGATCCTGCAGTGCAATACAAAATGAACCATCAAAGAAGAGGAGTTGCATTAATCTTCAATCACGAGCACTTTTTTTGGCATTTGAGGCTGCCAGACAGACGGGGGACTTTTGCAGACAGAAACAATCTGAAACGCAG TTTGACAGACCTTGGATTTGAAGTCAGAGATTTTGATGATCTGAAAGCAGAAGATGTGCTGCAGAAAATTTATGAAG CCTCTAAAGATGACCACAGCAATGCTGACTGCTTTGTTTGTGTGTTCCTGAGTCATGGTGAGAATGATCATGTTTTTGCATATGATGCCCAAATAAAAATTGAGACAATCACAGACATGTTCAGAGGAGACAAATGCCGGAGTCTGGTAGGAAAACCAAAGATATTTATCATTCAG GCATGTCGAGGTGATAAACATGATGATCCAGTTACTGTTCAGGATTCAACAGACAGTAGCGATAAATCCATTGTCAATGAGACTGAAGTGGATGCAGCTGGTGTCTATACCCTGCCTGCTGGTGCAGATTTTATCATGTGCTACTCTGTGGCGCAAG GTTACTTTTCTCATCGTGAAACTGTAAATGGCTCCTGGTACATTCAAGATCTGTGCGAGGCACTTAGGAAGCACGGCTCTTCCTTGGAGTTCACAGAACTTCTTACTGTCGTTAACAGGAAAGTATCTCATCGCAAAGTGGATATGTGCAGAGACATTAATgctataggaaaaaaacagattcccTGTTTTGCCTCAATGTTAactaaaaaattgtattttcatccaaaatctaAGTAG